GTGGTAGGCGCTCAGCGGGGCGAGGTTCAAACCGTCAACCACGACCTCGAGCCCGGTGAAACGTTCACGGTGGAGAAGGCCTTCTCCGAGGTTTCGCCGGACGACTATGACGCCCTGATCGTGCCGGGCGGCACGGTGGGGGCGGACAAGCTCCGCGGCGACTCCGAGGCCGTCACCTTCGTGCGCGGGTTTTTCGAGCAGGCCAAGCCGGTGGGGGTGATCTGCCACGGCCCCTGGACGCTGGTCGAGGCGGACGTGATCCGCGGACGGCGGCTGACCTCGTTTCCGACCCTGCAGACCGACATCCGCAACGCGGGCGGCGAGTGGGTGGACGAGGAGGTGGTCACCGACCAGGGGCTGGTCACCAGCCGCAAGCCGGACGACCTGCCCGCTTTTTGCGCCAAGATCGTCGAAGAGTTCGCCGAAGGCAAGCACGAGCAGCAGGCGCGGAGCGTCTGAGAG
This is a stretch of genomic DNA from Deinococcota bacterium. It encodes these proteins:
- a CDS encoding type 1 glutamine amidotransferase; the encoded protein is MANELQGRKVAILIAPAGTEQVEFTEPKEAVENAGAGVTVVGAQRGEVQTVNHDLEPGETFTVEKAFSEVSPDDYDALIVPGGTVGADKLRGDSEAVTFVRGFFEQAKPVGVICHGPWTLVEADVIRGRRLTSFPTLQTDIRNAGGEWVDEEVVTDQGLVTSRKPDDLPAFCAKIVEEFAEGKHEQQARSV